In Leisingera methylohalidivorans DSM 14336, a single genomic region encodes these proteins:
- a CDS encoding M23 family metallopeptidase: protein MRTRLAIRIHSFLERRFPERRVFLKSDSDTRFIRLRSETQLVAVAGITLFVAWTIVATAIVLMDTIGAGNFRELAKRDQQTYRDQQTYRERLNAISAERDNRAEEALAAQERFNAALTQISMMQSELLASETRRRELETGIEVIQSTLRDTMRERDTARKSLAQLKADTRDENTAHAAMASASAQMDMLAGVLSDTAEERDRIMADARDAIGQRDELELELQLMDERNSQIFRQLEEAVTVSVTPLDKMFRNAGMPPERILEQVRRGYNGQGGPLSPLAMSTRGEEPTAEALRANSILAKLDQLNLYRLAAQQAPFATPVNLGQVRQSSGFGYRRDPKTGGRRLHKGSDFAGSTGTDIFATADGVVTHAGWQSGYGRLVTIRHAFGIETKYAHNSKLRVKVGQRVSRGDHIADMGNTGRSTGTHLHYEVRVNGQPVNPMIYIKAARNVF, encoded by the coding sequence TTGCGCACACGGCTTGCGATCAGAATTCACAGTTTTCTTGAACGCCGCTTCCCCGAGCGGCGGGTGTTCCTGAAATCCGACAGTGACACCCGCTTCATCCGGCTGCGGTCCGAAACCCAGCTGGTTGCCGTGGCCGGCATCACCCTGTTTGTCGCCTGGACCATCGTTGCCACGGCCATCGTTCTGATGGACACCATCGGCGCCGGCAACTTCCGCGAACTGGCCAAGCGCGATCAGCAGACCTACCGCGATCAGCAGACCTACCGCGAGCGGCTCAACGCGATCTCTGCCGAACGCGACAACCGCGCCGAAGAGGCCCTGGCGGCGCAGGAACGCTTTAATGCCGCGCTGACACAGATTTCGATGATGCAGTCCGAACTGCTGGCCTCGGAAACCCGCCGCCGCGAGCTGGAAACCGGCATCGAAGTGATCCAGTCCACCCTGCGCGACACCATGCGCGAACGCGATACCGCCCGCAAATCGCTGGCCCAGCTCAAGGCAGACACCCGGGACGAAAACACGGCCCATGCGGCGATGGCCAGCGCCTCGGCGCAAATGGACATGCTGGCCGGGGTGCTGTCGGACACCGCAGAGGAACGCGACCGGATCATGGCCGATGCCCGCGACGCCATCGGCCAGCGCGACGAACTGGAACTGGAACTGCAGCTGATGGACGAGCGCAACAGCCAGATCTTCCGCCAGCTGGAAGAGGCCGTCACGGTCTCCGTCACCCCGCTCGACAAGATGTTCCGCAATGCCGGCATGCCGCCCGAGCGCATCCTGGAACAGGTGCGCCGCGGCTACAACGGCCAGGGCGGTCCGCTGTCCCCTTTGGCGATGTCGACGCGCGGTGAGGAACCCACAGCCGAGGCGCTGCGGGCCAACAGCATCCTGGCCAAACTGGATCAGCTGAACCTCTACCGCCTGGCCGCCCAGCAGGCGCCGTTTGCCACGCCGGTGAACCTGGGCCAGGTCCGGCAGTCCTCGGGCTTCGGCTACCGCCGCGATCCCAAGACCGGCGGCCGCCGCCTGCACAAGGGATCGGATTTCGCCGGCAGCACCGGCACCGATATCTTTGCCACCGCCGATGGCGTGGTCACCCATGCAGGCTGGCAATCCGGCTATGGCCGGCTGGTCACCATCCGCCATGCCTTTGGCATTGAAACGAAATATGCCCATAACTCGAAACTCCGCGTGAAGGTCGGCCAAAGGGTCTCGCGCGGGGATCACATTGCTGATATGGGTAACACCGGACGGTCCACCGGGACCCACCTCCATTACGAGGTCAGGGTCAACGGGCAACCAGTAAACCCCATGATCTACATCAAGGCTGCGAGAAATGTTTTCTAA
- a CDS encoding bactofilin family protein, producing the protein MFSKSKINEPGPKQAEATPAPSAAPAAPVSDYKASAPKAKPAASLLSSDLHITGNVKTTGDIQVEGTVEGDIRAHLLTVGETATIKGEVTADDVVINGRIVGRVRGLKVRLTATARVEGDIIHKTIAIESGAHFEGSVQRQDDPLNPGGRKSAPSAASPAAAPSPSAAVQAATAAHKAEG; encoded by the coding sequence ATGTTTTCTAAGAGCAAAATCAACGAGCCCGGGCCGAAGCAGGCCGAAGCAACCCCGGCACCTTCTGCTGCGCCGGCGGCTCCGGTCAGCGACTACAAGGCCAGCGCGCCCAAGGCCAAGCCCGCCGCATCGCTGCTGAGCTCGGACCTGCACATCACCGGCAATGTGAAAACCACCGGCGACATCCAGGTCGAAGGCACCGTCGAAGGCGACATCCGCGCCCATCTTCTGACGGTTGGCGAAACCGCCACCATCAAGGGGGAAGTGACCGCCGATGACGTCGTCATCAACGGCCGCATCGTTGGCCGCGTGCGCGGTCTCAAGGTGCGCCTGACCGCCACCGCCCGCGTCGAAGGCGACATCATCCACAAGACCATCGCGATTGAGTCCGGCGCCCATTTCGAAGGCTCGGTGCAGCGCCAGGACGACCCGCTGAACCCGGGCGGCCGCAAATCCGCCCCTTCCGCCGCGTCCCCTGCTGCCGCTCCGTCCCCCTCCGCCGCCGTGCAGGCCGCAACCGCTGCGCATAAAGCCGAGGGCTGA
- a CDS encoding calcium-binding protein — translation MATVILNDPSGTWSLNDLNSPDFANASITTQTSNLIVFTGTNGAGFSLTGDFSAASPYAWTLRSLSITSNGAQVLSFSGFSMNFYTFASTSGARLEESLLSGSDTITSNMAEGQRWLTHGGNDTIKLGTGDDTLYGGSGTDRLIIADTFGNASLSSGYSTVTIDSGDGRDILSSIEQLEFSNRTFALTGGSYSGNSLTGDRSAGLSSDLILGGAGNDTLSGLSGGDLLLGEDDSDRLLGGAGRDTLNGGDGDDSLLGGSGRDQLIGGNGNDLLDGGRHGDRLLGEGGNDTLQGGSGKDILIGNSGNDLLVGGGGGDTLRGESGRDTLLGHKGDDLLTGGSQADTFLFHKGHGNDTISDFTAGEDHIAIGRGADRLSRLEFDSQGDDVLVSFANVTILVEDITVAQLQDADNLLF, via the coding sequence ATGGCAACAGTTATTCTCAATGATCCAAGCGGAACATGGTCGCTCAACGACCTGAACTCGCCGGATTTTGCCAACGCAAGCATCACAACGCAAACCTCGAACCTGATTGTCTTTACCGGCACAAACGGCGCTGGTTTCAGCTTGACCGGCGATTTTTCCGCCGCCTCGCCCTACGCCTGGACGCTACGGTCGCTCAGCATCACATCCAACGGCGCGCAGGTTCTTTCGTTCTCCGGTTTTTCGATGAACTTCTATACTTTCGCGTCAACCAGCGGCGCGCGTCTCGAAGAGTCGCTGCTTTCCGGCAGCGATACAATCACCTCCAACATGGCCGAGGGTCAGCGCTGGCTGACGCATGGCGGCAACGATACAATCAAACTCGGAACCGGCGACGACACGCTTTATGGCGGCAGCGGCACGGACCGGCTGATTATTGCGGACACCTTCGGCAATGCGTCGCTGTCTTCCGGCTACAGCACGGTCACCATCGACTCGGGCGATGGCCGCGACATCCTGTCGTCGATCGAACAGCTGGAGTTTTCCAACCGGACCTTTGCCCTGACTGGCGGCAGCTACAGCGGCAATTCCCTGACCGGAGACCGTTCCGCCGGGCTGTCCAGCGACCTGATTTTGGGCGGGGCCGGCAATGACACCCTGTCCGGACTGTCCGGCGGCGATCTGTTGCTGGGCGAAGATGACAGTGACCGCCTGCTGGGCGGGGCCGGCCGGGACACTCTCAACGGCGGCGATGGCGATGACTCCCTCCTGGGCGGCAGCGGGCGCGACCAGCTGATCGGCGGCAACGGCAATGACCTTTTGGATGGCGGCAGACACGGCGACAGGCTGCTGGGCGAAGGCGGCAATGACACGCTGCAGGGCGGCAGCGGCAAGGACATCCTTATCGGCAATTCGGGCAACGACCTGCTGGTCGGCGGCGGCGGCGGCGATACCCTGCGGGGCGAGTCCGGCCGCGACACGCTGCTGGGCCACAAGGGCGACGACCTGCTGACCGGCGGCAGCCAGGCGGATACCTTCCTCTTCCACAAGGGCCACGGCAACGACACCATCAGTGATTTCACCGCCGGAGAGGACCACATCGCGATCGGCCGCGGTGCCGACCGCCTGAGCCGGCTGGAGTTCGACAGCCAGGGCGATGACGTCCTGGTCTCCTTTGCCAATGTCACCATTCTGGTGGAAGACATTACCGTGGCGCAGCTGCAGGACGCGGACAACTTGCTGTTCTGA
- a CDS encoding DUF3179 domain-containing protein — translation MLRRFLLSAAVLLPWMAQADPAQWQREWPETDFNRTKIADWGQIRSGGVPKDGIPALDAPQFTAAAKDRRLQPREPVIALEIDGARARAYPLRYLTWHEIVNDEVAGVPVAVTYCPLCNSAMTFDRRTRAGVLSFGVTGKLRYSDMVMYDRETQSWWQQAVGAGIVGEMSGQRLASLPSWVESWEEFKARNPDGLVMAQPAYNRRYGQNPYRGYDTSDWPFLYDGTPPPHGLAPLDRVVRVGSRAWPLARLAEAGEIREAGAVLSWRAGQASALDAGALAQGRDIGSVRVRDGAGRDVAHDVMFAFAFHAFWPDGRWMLK, via the coding sequence ATGCTGAGACGTTTTTTGTTGAGCGCGGCTGTGTTGCTGCCCTGGATGGCGCAGGCGGACCCCGCGCAGTGGCAGCGGGAATGGCCGGAAACCGATTTCAACCGGACAAAGATCGCGGATTGGGGCCAGATCCGTTCCGGCGGGGTGCCCAAGGACGGCATTCCGGCGCTGGATGCGCCGCAGTTCACAGCGGCGGCCAAGGACCGGCGGCTGCAGCCGCGGGAGCCGGTGATCGCGCTGGAGATAGACGGCGCCCGGGCGCGGGCCTATCCGCTGCGCTATCTGACCTGGCATGAGATCGTGAACGACGAGGTGGCCGGGGTGCCGGTGGCGGTGACCTACTGCCCCTTGTGCAATTCCGCGATGACATTCGACCGCCGGACCCGGGCCGGGGTGCTGAGCTTCGGGGTCACCGGCAAGCTGCGCTATTCCGACATGGTGATGTATGACCGCGAAACCCAAAGCTGGTGGCAGCAGGCGGTCGGCGCCGGCATTGTCGGCGAGATGAGCGGCCAGCGGCTGGCCAGCCTGCCCAGCTGGGTCGAAAGCTGGGAAGAGTTCAAAGCGCGCAACCCGGATGGGCTGGTGATGGCGCAGCCGGCCTATAACCGGCGCTACGGGCAGAACCCCTACCGGGGGTATGACACGTCGGACTGGCCGTTCCTGTATGATGGCACCCCGCCGCCGCACGGGCTGGCGCCGCTGGACCGGGTGGTGCGGGTCGGCAGCCGGGCCTGGCCGCTGGCGCGGCTGGCCGAGGCGGGAGAGATCCGCGAGGCGGGTGCGGTGCTGAGCTGGCGGGCCGGGCAGGCGTCGGCGCTGGATGCGGGCGCGCTGGCCCAGGGCCGGGACATCGGATCGGTGCGGGTCCGGGACGGCGCCGGGCGCGATGTGGCGCATGACGTGATGTTCGCCTTTGCCTTTCACGCCTTCTGGCCGGACGGGCGGTGGATGCTGAAGTGA
- a CDS encoding peptidylprolyl isomerase, whose protein sequence is MRKALTALALLAAGPAFATGLEVQVEGEANGTIKIDLFEDVAPKHVEQITALAAEGQYDGVVFHRVIEGFMAQTGDVEFGKAGGDMSAAGRGGSSRPDLPAEFSDLPFDRGVVGMARSQNPNSANSQFFIMFDAGHFLNGQYTVVGKVTEGMDVVDAIKRGTGQNGSVTGKPDAMSKVTVTE, encoded by the coding sequence ATGCGTAAGGCGCTGACAGCGCTGGCCCTGCTGGCGGCTGGGCCTGCCTTTGCCACCGGTCTTGAGGTTCAGGTCGAGGGCGAAGCCAACGGCACCATCAAGATCGACCTGTTCGAGGACGTGGCACCCAAGCATGTGGAACAGATCACCGCGCTGGCTGCCGAAGGCCAGTATGACGGCGTGGTGTTTCACCGGGTGATCGAAGGCTTCATGGCGCAGACCGGCGATGTCGAGTTCGGCAAGGCCGGCGGCGACATGAGCGCGGCCGGGCGCGGCGGTTCCAGCCGACCGGACCTGCCGGCCGAGTTTTCGGACCTGCCGTTTGACCGCGGCGTGGTGGGCATGGCCCGCTCGCAAAACCCGAACAGCGCCAATTCGCAGTTCTTCATCATGTTTGATGCGGGCCATTTCCTGAACGGCCAGTACACGGTTGTCGGCAAGGTGACCGAAGGCATGGATGTGGTTGACGCGATCAAGCGCGGCACAGGGCAGAACGGGTCGGTGACCGGTAAGCCCGACGCCATGTCCAAGGTGACTGTGACCGAATAA
- a CDS encoding peptidylprolyl isomerase, whose translation MAEIKDPENTVIIELKDGNVVIELLPDVAPKHAERMKELARAGEYDNVCFHRVIDGFMAQTGDVANGDMEDGFNIRMAGTGGSDLPNLPAEFSKLPHDRGTLGAARSANPDSANSQFFINFKDNHFLNGQYTVYGRVIEGMEHVDAITKGEPPANPDRMISVKVAADA comes from the coding sequence ATGGCCGAGATTAAAGATCCCGAAAACACCGTCATCATCGAACTGAAGGACGGCAATGTTGTGATTGAGCTGCTGCCCGACGTGGCGCCGAAGCATGCCGAGCGGATGAAAGAGCTGGCGCGGGCCGGCGAATACGACAACGTCTGCTTTCACCGGGTGATCGACGGGTTCATGGCGCAGACCGGCGACGTGGCCAATGGCGATATGGAAGACGGGTTCAACATCCGCATGGCGGGCACCGGCGGCTCCGACCTGCCGAACCTGCCGGCCGAGTTTTCCAAGCTGCCGCATGACCGCGGCACCCTGGGCGCGGCGCGGTCCGCGAACCCGGATTCTGCCAACTCGCAGTTCTTCATCAACTTCAAGGACAACCACTTCCTGAACGGCCAGTACACCGTTTACGGCCGTGTCATCGAGGGCATGGAGCATGTGGACGCGATCACCAAGGGCGAGCCGCCTGCGAACCCGGACCGGATGATCTCGGTCAAGGTTGCTGCGGATGCGTAA
- a CDS encoding phosphoglycerate kinase, with amino-acid sequence MGWKTLDDMDLNGKRVLLRVDINVPIVDGVVTDSTRIRRIAPSVRDILAAGGKPILLAHFGRPGGERRENLSLNQLVPTLERAFETRVLFAADCIGAGAEAAADALQPGEVLLLENTRFHAAETKNDPELAAGMARLGEVYCNDAFSAAHRAHSSTEAIARLLPACAGRLMQAELQALESALGQPQRPVTAVVGGAKVSTKLELLGNLIEKVDHLVIGGGMANTFLVAKGLPVGISLAERIMKDTAAGILAKAEAAGCEIILPSDVVVAKKFEAHAEHQVLPADECPEDGMILDAGPDSLARINAVFEASKTLIWNGPLGAFELEPFDTATNAAALKAAALTRAGRLTSVAGGGDTVAALNASGAAGDFTYISTAGGAFLEWMEGKELPGVAALNQ; translated from the coding sequence ATGGGCTGGAAAACACTCGACGACATGGATCTGAACGGCAAGCGCGTGCTGCTGCGCGTCGACATCAACGTGCCGATCGTCGACGGGGTTGTCACCGACTCCACCCGCATCCGCCGCATCGCCCCCTCGGTGCGCGATATTCTGGCCGCCGGCGGCAAGCCGATCCTGCTGGCCCACTTCGGCCGTCCCGGCGGCGAGCGCCGCGAGAACCTGTCGCTGAACCAGCTGGTGCCGACGCTGGAACGCGCTTTTGAAACCCGGGTTCTGTTTGCCGCCGACTGCATCGGTGCTGGCGCCGAGGCCGCCGCAGACGCGCTGCAGCCGGGTGAGGTGCTGCTGCTGGAAAACACCCGCTTCCACGCCGCCGAGACCAAGAACGACCCCGAACTGGCCGCCGGCATGGCGCGTCTGGGCGAGGTTTACTGCAACGACGCCTTCTCTGCCGCCCACCGCGCGCATTCCTCTACCGAAGCCATCGCCCGGCTGCTGCCCGCCTGCGCCGGCCGTCTGATGCAGGCCGAGCTGCAGGCGCTGGAAAGCGCCCTGGGCCAGCCGCAGCGCCCGGTCACCGCGGTTGTCGGCGGCGCCAAGGTCTCGACCAAGCTGGAACTGCTGGGCAACCTGATCGAAAAGGTCGACCATTTGGTGATCGGCGGCGGCATGGCCAACACCTTCCTGGTGGCCAAGGGCCTGCCGGTCGGCATCTCGCTGGCCGAACGCATCATGAAGGACACCGCAGCCGGGATCCTCGCCAAGGCCGAGGCCGCGGGCTGCGAGATCATCCTGCCCTCCGACGTCGTGGTGGCGAAGAAATTCGAAGCCCACGCCGAGCATCAGGTGCTGCCCGCCGATGAATGCCCCGAGGATGGCATGATCCTGGATGCAGGCCCCGACAGCCTGGCCCGCATCAACGCGGTGTTCGAAGCCAGCAAGACGCTGATCTGGAACGGCCCCCTTGGCGCGTTTGAGCTGGAACCCTTCGACACGGCCACCAACGCCGCTGCACTGAAAGCCGCCGCGCTGACCCGCGCGGGCCGGCTGACCTCGGTTGCCGGCGGCGGCGACACCGTGGCCGCCCTGAACGCCTCCGGCGCTGCAGGCGATTTCACCTATATCTCCACCGCCGGCGGCGCCTTCCTGGAATGGATGGAAGGCAAGGAGCTTCCCGGCGTCGCAGCGCTGAACCAGTAA
- a CDS encoding FtsB family cell division protein, with protein sequence MTRSNRPSLGAIAFFATAFALSAYFTFAAVQGDFGLFRRVEIQAEAEELRLDLDRLQSRIGSMENLTSRLSDDYLDLDLLDEQARSVLGLVRADEIVIR encoded by the coding sequence GTGACCCGAAGCAATCGCCCGTCGCTGGGCGCCATCGCCTTTTTTGCCACCGCTTTCGCGCTCAGCGCGTATTTTACCTTTGCGGCCGTGCAGGGCGACTTCGGTCTGTTCCGGAGGGTCGAGATTCAAGCCGAAGCAGAAGAACTGCGGCTGGATCTCGACCGCCTTCAGTCCCGGATCGGCAGCATGGAAAACCTGACCAGCCGCCTGTCCGACGACTATCTTGACCTTGACCTCCTGGATGAGCAGGCCCGCTCGGTGCTTGGCCTTGTCCGTGCGGACGAGATTGTCATCCGCTAA
- the pdhA gene encoding pyruvate dehydrogenase (acetyl-transferring) E1 component subunit alpha, producing the protein MAARKSAKKPNVSAEELTKYYREMLLIRRFEEKSGQLYGMGLIGGFCHLYIGQEAVVVGLEAAAEEGDKRITSYRDHGHMLACGMDPDGVMAELTGREGGYSKGKGGSMHMFSKEKHFYGGHGIVGAQVPLGAGLAFADKYKGNGRVTFTYFGDGAANQGQVYETFNMAALWKLPVVFVIENNQYAMGTSQQRSTSSAEIWERGKAFGIPGEAVDGMNVLSVKEAGERAVSHCRNGDGPYILEVKTYRYRGHSMSDPAKYRTREEVQKMREERDPIEQVREMLLTGKHATEDDLKAIDKEIKEIVSKSADFAKDSPEPALDELWTDIYADEVPQETA; encoded by the coding sequence ATGGCCGCTAGGAAAAGCGCAAAGAAACCAAACGTTTCTGCCGAAGAGCTGACCAAGTACTATCGTGAGATGCTGCTGATCCGCCGATTCGAGGAAAAATCGGGCCAGCTATACGGCATGGGCCTGATCGGTGGCTTCTGCCACCTCTACATCGGCCAGGAAGCTGTTGTTGTCGGCCTTGAGGCCGCCGCCGAAGAAGGCGACAAACGCATCACCTCCTACCGCGACCACGGCCATATGCTGGCCTGCGGCATGGATCCCGATGGCGTCATGGCCGAGCTGACCGGCCGCGAAGGCGGCTATTCCAAGGGCAAGGGCGGCTCCATGCACATGTTCTCGAAAGAGAAGCATTTCTATGGCGGCCACGGCATCGTCGGCGCCCAGGTGCCGCTCGGCGCCGGCCTCGCCTTTGCCGACAAATACAAGGGCAACGGCCGCGTCACCTTCACCTATTTCGGCGACGGTGCGGCCAACCAGGGCCAGGTCTACGAGACCTTCAACATGGCCGCCCTGTGGAAACTGCCGGTGGTCTTCGTGATCGAGAACAACCAGTACGCCATGGGCACCTCGCAGCAGCGCTCCACCTCCAGCGCTGAAATCTGGGAACGCGGCAAGGCGTTCGGGATTCCGGGCGAGGCGGTCGACGGCATGAACGTGCTGTCGGTCAAAGAGGCCGGCGAACGCGCCGTCTCCCACTGCCGCAACGGCGACGGCCCCTATATCCTGGAAGTCAAAACCTACCGCTACCGCGGCCACTCGATGTCGGACCCGGCCAAGTACCGCACCCGCGAGGAAGTCCAGAAGATGCGCGAGGAGCGCGACCCGATCGAGCAGGTCCGCGAAATGCTGCTGACCGGCAAGCACGCCACCGAGGACGACCTCAAGGCGATCGACAAGGAGATCAAGGAGATCGTCAGCAAGTCCGCGGATTTTGCCAAGGACAGCCCGGAACCCGCGCTCGACGAGCTTTGGACCGACATTTACGCCGACGAAGTCCCGCAAGAGACCGCCTGA
- a CDS encoding pyruvate dehydrogenase complex E1 component subunit beta — protein sequence MATEILMPALSPTMEEGTLAKWLVKEGDTVNSGDIMAEIETDKATMEFEAVDEGIVGKILIGEGTEGVKVNTPIAVLVEDGESADDYEAGSAKEEAPAAEAPAGEPAAAAPQKEPAVPARVLEPDYPEGTEMVQTTVREALRDAMAEEMRRDEDVFLMGEEVAEYQGAYKISQGLLDEFGAKRVIDTPITEHGFAGIATGAAFAGLRPIVEFMTFNFAMQAIDQIINSAAKTLYMSGGQMGAPMVFRGPNGAAARVGAQHSQDYAAWYMQIPGLKVVMPYSASDAKGLMKSAIRDPNPVIFLENEILYGRAFDVPKLDDYTVPLGKARIWREGTDATIVSFGIGMTYALEAADKLAQDGISAEVIDLRTIRPMDLPTVIASVQKTNRLVTVEEGWPQGSVGSYIASEVMQQAFDYLDAPVITCTGKDVPMPYAANLERHALITTDEVVEAVKQVTYR from the coding sequence ATGGCAACCGAAATTCTTATGCCCGCCCTGTCGCCGACCATGGAAGAAGGCACGCTGGCCAAATGGCTGGTCAAGGAAGGCGATACCGTGAACTCCGGCGATATCATGGCCGAAATCGAAACCGACAAGGCCACGATGGAGTTCGAAGCTGTCGACGAAGGCATCGTCGGCAAGATCCTGATCGGTGAAGGCACCGAAGGCGTCAAGGTGAACACCCCGATCGCAGTGCTGGTCGAGGATGGCGAAAGCGCCGATGACTACGAGGCCGGCAGCGCCAAGGAAGAGGCCCCCGCCGCGGAAGCGCCGGCCGGCGAACCCGCCGCCGCCGCACCGCAGAAGGAACCCGCCGTTCCCGCCCGTGTGCTGGAACCGGACTACCCGGAAGGCACTGAAATGGTGCAGACCACGGTCCGCGAAGCCCTGCGCGACGCCATGGCCGAGGAAATGCGCCGCGACGAGGACGTGTTCCTGATGGGCGAGGAAGTCGCCGAATATCAGGGCGCCTATAAGATCTCCCAGGGCCTGCTGGATGAATTCGGCGCCAAGCGCGTCATCGACACGCCGATCACCGAACACGGCTTTGCCGGCATCGCCACCGGCGCGGCTTTCGCGGGTTTGCGCCCGATTGTCGAATTCATGACCTTCAACTTCGCCATGCAGGCGATTGACCAGATCATCAACTCGGCGGCCAAGACGCTGTATATGTCCGGCGGCCAGATGGGCGCTCCGATGGTGTTCCGCGGCCCCAACGGCGCGGCCGCCCGCGTTGGCGCCCAGCACTCCCAGGACTATGCCGCCTGGTACATGCAGATCCCGGGGCTGAAGGTGGTGATGCCCTACTCCGCGTCTGACGCCAAGGGCCTGATGAAATCCGCGATCCGCGATCCCAACCCGGTGATCTTCCTCGAGAACGAGATCCTCTATGGCCGCGCCTTCGACGTGCCCAAGCTGGATGATTACACCGTTCCCCTCGGCAAGGCCCGGATCTGGCGGGAAGGCACCGACGCGACCATCGTCTCCTTCGGCATCGGCATGACCTATGCGCTGGAAGCGGCTGACAAACTGGCTCAGGACGGCATCTCGGCCGAGGTCATCGACCTGCGCACCATCCGCCCGATGGACCTGCCCACGGTGATCGCTTCGGTGCAGAAGACAAACCGCCTGGTCACGGTCGAAGAAGGCTGGCCGCAGGGTTCGGTCGGCAGCTACATCGCCTCGGAAGTGATGCAGCAGGCCTTCGATTACCTCGATGCGCCGGTCATCACCTGCACCGGCAAGGACGTGCCCATGCCCTATGCCGCCAACCTGGAACGCCACGCGCTGATCACCACGGACGAGGTGGTCGAAGCCGTGAAGCAAGTGACCTACCGGTAA
- a CDS encoding pyruvate dehydrogenase complex dihydrolipoamide acetyltransferase, which translates to MPTEILMPALSPTMEEGTLAKWLVKEGDTVSSGDLLAEIETDKATMEFEAVDEGVVGKILISEGSEGVKVNTPIAVLLEDGESADDIQASGTSGGDAAPAKADAPAASEASASAPKEAVNAAPAAPQGADGSRIFASPLARRIAADKGLDLSQITGSGPKGRIVKADVESAKPQAAAAAAKAGAAPAAAAPAAAAPATGPSADMVARMYEGREFEEVKLDGMRKTIAARLTEAKQTVPHFYLRRDIQLDALLKFRGELNKQLEGRGVKLSVNDFIIKACALALQSVPDANAVWAGDRVLKMKASDVAVAVAIEGGLFTPVLQDSDMKSLSALSTEMKDLAKRARDRKLAPHEYQGGSFAISNLGMFGIDNFDAIVNPPHAGILAVGAGVKKPIVGKDGELAVATVMSVTLSVDHRVIDGALGAELLNAIKDNLENPMVMLA; encoded by the coding sequence ATGCCCACTGAAATCCTGATGCCCGCTCTGTCCCCCACGATGGAGGAAGGCACCCTTGCCAAATGGCTGGTCAAGGAAGGCGATACCGTCTCCTCCGGCGACCTGCTGGCCGAGATTGAAACCGACAAGGCCACCATGGAGTTCGAAGCCGTGGACGAAGGCGTGGTCGGCAAGATCCTGATCTCCGAAGGCTCCGAGGGGGTGAAGGTGAACACCCCCATCGCGGTGCTGCTGGAAGACGGCGAAAGCGCCGATGACATCCAGGCCTCCGGGACATCCGGCGGCGATGCTGCCCCGGCCAAGGCAGACGCCCCGGCGGCATCCGAAGCCTCCGCCTCCGCCCCCAAGGAAGCAGTCAATGCCGCCCCCGCCGCGCCGCAGGGCGCCGACGGCAGCCGGATCTTTGCCTCGCCCTTGGCCCGCCGCATTGCCGCGGACAAGGGGCTGGACCTGAGCCAGATCACGGGCTCCGGTCCCAAAGGCCGCATCGTTAAGGCCGACGTCGAAAGCGCCAAACCGCAGGCTGCAGCCGCTGCCGCAAAAGCCGGTGCCGCACCCGCCGCCGCAGCCCCGGCTGCCGCAGCACCGGCAACCGGCCCCTCGGCAGACATGGTTGCGCGGATGTACGAAGGCCGCGAGTTTGAGGAAGTCAAACTGGACGGCATGCGCAAAACCATCGCTGCCCGCCTCACCGAGGCCAAGCAGACGGTGCCGCATTTCTACCTGCGCCGCGACATCCAGCTGGATGCGCTGCTGAAATTCCGCGGTGAGCTGAACAAGCAGCTTGAAGGCCGCGGTGTGAAGCTTTCGGTCAACGACTTCATCATCAAGGCCTGCGCCCTGGCGCTGCAATCGGTGCCGGATGCCAATGCCGTCTGGGCCGGCGACCGGGTGCTGAAAATGAAAGCCTCGGATGTGGCCGTTGCTGTCGCCATCGAAGGCGGGCTGTTCACCCCGGTTCTGCAGGACAGCGACATGAAATCGCTGTCGGCGCTGTCGACAGAAATGAAGGATCTGGCCAAACGCGCCCGCGACCGCAAGCTTGCGCCGCATGAATACCAGGGCGGCTCCTTCGCGATCTCCAACCTCGGCATGTTCGGCATCGACAATTTCGATGCCATCGTGAACCCGCCGCATGCCGGCATCCTGGCCGTAGGCGCCGGCGTCAAAAAGCCCATCGTCGGCAAGGATGGCGAACTGGCCGTGGCCACCGTGATGTCGGTGACCCTGTCGGTCGACCACCGGGTGATCGACGGTGCTCTTGGCGCAGAACTCCTGAACGCGATCAAGGACAACCTGGAAAACCCGATGGTGATGCTGGCCTGA